One Raphanus sativus cultivar WK10039 unplaced genomic scaffold, ASM80110v3 Scaffold6057, whole genome shotgun sequence DNA segment encodes these proteins:
- the LOC130507816 gene encoding uncharacterized protein LOC130507816 — MNKTYKGKTPTGTPSLALSTAIVVVSLLAGASVIPNIYKPDLSLPPVESGEVANKEDAANKV; from the exons ATGAACAAAACGTATAAAGGGAAGACGCCGACGGGAACTCCGTCTCTGGCATTGTCAACAGCCATCGTCGTTGTTTCCCTTCTCGCTGGAGCCTCCGTCATCCCCAACATCTACAAGCCAGATCTC AGTTTACCACCCGTGGAAAGTGGTGAAGTGGCCAACAAGGAGGATGCTGCCAACAAAGTTTGA